The DNA region CTCAAACTATTTGGCAATTATAAGTGTTGCAAAGCTGAAGTAATGCTGCTTGATTTGCTGGATCAAGATATTGATTGATGATCTGGGGGAATCTCCCAGGAGTTTAGGAGGAAAGCCCAGCCAATGATGCTACCAAAACCGCCTTTGGATCCTTTATATCTTTCAGAGGATCCTCCTCTTTCTTCCCAGCATTGTAAAGACGGACAGAGGTAGCAGTATAACGCACATTTTCTGCAATATCTGGCATTTCTTGTCTCTCCTCAACCCTATCCTGCTCTGGCCATAGAAGGAGAGTAACAATGCTATCCACCATTTTTCCCCACAGTTCAACATTTGCAGGATCCAAAATAGCTGGAGATTTACCTAAAAATTGTATAAGCCTGGTTGAAGCAACTGCAACCAGCTTAAGCTCAATGGATCCAGTGATCAGCTTAAGATTAGGTATCCATTGCTGCTTCACAACCAGGGAAAATATGTTGGCCTGAACAGAATTCATTGAATCTGAAAGCTTCATAAAACCATGTTTGACTACAAAGAGTGACAAAAGTATCAAAAAAGACTTCACAAACTTTTCTGCTTGAAATTTTTCTTGCTGTACAAAAAGGATAGCCCAAATAGTAGGAATGTAGGTTTCAATGGCATCATATTCAAGATTCTCAATAACAGTGCTGAGCACATAGAAGCCCTGCTCAGCTGTACTAGGGGATGATATAAGTTCTTCGAATATCTCTAACACCTGGATAAGCCTCCCCTCTTGCTTAAGCTCATGGGGTGCCTTCGGAAGGACGGCCTGAAGCAGACGCACAAGTGCTGGGATATTTGAAGCTTTTTTCCATGACTCAGGTGATAGGATAATGTCAAAAATCTGCATGTAGCCTGGAGGAATCGGTGGTTTATTCAATTCAACAAGCTGGGCCTGCGGCTGAAACGTGTAAGGAAAGAATTCAGTTACATCATTGGCCAATATCAGCTGGAGGGAAGGAAAGAGAGCTGCTTCAAAAGCTGATATACAAGAGGGGTCCCTCTCACACGTCCGCTTGACAAGAATGGCCACAGACTCAAACAGATAGTGattaaaaattgttttgtttgggtttttgcAAACTTCCATGAGAATAGAGGTCAGTCCAGAAATGCAGGTTCCAGCAACCTCAGAAGATATTTCTGCTACCCAAGAACCCCCATGATACACTTCATTATATATTGATTCTCCTCGGACTATAGAAATTTGAATGCATTGAATAGGTAGGTCAGCAGCTCAACAAAAAATGGAGCAATGTCGTTTGCAGTATACCTAGCTCTTCCCAATCATCCTTCTCCAG from Castanea sativa cultivar Marrone di Chiusa Pesio chromosome 6, ASM4071231v1 includes:
- the LOC142638584 gene encoding exportin-2-like codes for the protein MQIFDIILSPESWKKASNIPALVRLLQAVLPKAPHELKQEGRLIQVLEIFEELISSPSTAEQGFYVLSTVIENLEYDAIETYIPTIWAILFVQQEKFQAEKFVKSFLILLSLFVVKHGFMKLSDSMNSVQANIFSLVVKQQWIPNLKLITGSIELKLVAVASTRLIQFLGKSPAILDPANVELWGKMVDSIVTLLLWPEQDRVEERQEMPDIAENVRYTATSVRLYNAGKKEEDPLKDIKDPKAVLVASLAGLSS